One genomic window of Notamacropus eugenii isolate mMacEug1 chromosome 6, mMacEug1.pri_v2, whole genome shotgun sequence includes the following:
- the LOC140511554 gene encoding olfactory receptor 4S1-like has product MEDPSNVTEFVLLGILQGWKIQRMAFGFFLMLYIMTILGNMLIVVTVNFSGYLISPMYFFLSYLSFVDVCYSSTTTPKMMTDLFIEKKTISFHGCMIQLFAVHFFGCTEIFLLTVMAYDRYVAICRPLHYTVIMSRSKCRMLVLILWVGAFLHSIIQTLLTIQLPFCGPNVIDHYFCDVHPLLKLACSDTYAVGLMVVANSGMISLIAFFCLVISYSIILFSLRTQSAEGRRKALSTCGSHVVAVLLFFVPCIYMYIRPTTTLKADKLVTLFNTVMPPMLNPLIYTLRNAEVKKAVRKLWRQTLTLKEK; this is encoded by the coding sequence ATGGAAGATCCAAGCAATGTGACAGAATTTGTTTTATTGGGAATCCTGCAAGGTTGGAAGATTCAGCGAATGGCCTTTGGTTTCTTCTTAATGCTTTACATCATGACTATATTGGGGAACATGCTCATTGTGGTCACTGTAAATTTCAGTGGCTACCTCATATCCCCTATGTACTTCTTCCTCAGTTATCTGTCCTTTGTAGATGTCTGTTattcctccaccaccaccccaaagATGATGACTGACTTATTCATAGAGAAGAAGACCATCTCCTTCCATGGCTGCATGATTCAGCTCTTTGCTGTGCATTTCTTTGGCTGCACAGAGATCTTTCTGCTCACTGTCATGGCCTATGATCGTTATGTGGCCATATGCCGCCCCCTGCACTACACAGTCATCATGAGCCGCAGCAAGTGTCGGATGTTGGTGTTGATACTCTGGGTTGGAGCATTTCTGCATTCCATCATTCAGACACTTCTAACCATCCAACTACCCTTCTGTGGACCCAATGTGATCGACCATTATTTCTGTGATGTCCACCCATTACTCAAGCTTGCCTGCTCTGACACCTATGCAGTAGGGCTAATGGTGGTAGCCAACAGTGGCATGATCTCATTAATTGCCTTTTTCTGCCTGGTCATCTCCTACTCAATTATCTTGTTCTCTCTGAGAACTCAGTCAGCTGAGGGCAGGCGCAAGGCACTCTCAACCTGTGGTTCTCATGTTGTAGCTGTATTGCTGTTCTTTGTCCCCTGCATCTACATGTATATTCGCCCAACCACCACCCTTAAAGCAGATAAACTGGTCACTTTGTTTAATACAGTCATGCCCCCAATGCTAAACCCCCTTATATATACCCTTAGAAATGCAGAAGTAAAAAAAGCTGTGAGGAAGCTATGGAGGCAAACAttgactttaaaagaaaaatag